A window of Argopecten irradians isolate NY chromosome 1, Ai_NY, whole genome shotgun sequence contains these coding sequences:
- the LOC138310742 gene encoding uncharacterized protein, whose product MDWLPLSIVLLVFVCCGATDERTDNDGFYDDRKPEDTELRRLVSSLLERQERQETRLRQLERTVSGHVEDLRRKDVRIGHLERELHDLKQVSNPTIGYMTKHQSNVSTINANYSSPRVDPSKMKKARSSDSVVPVKSIRVPDESSTANSFSVYLSKNFVSHPNAAILFDKVRLDVAGNYNLGNGVYEVPVSGMYVFTWVITGELTEWLVTELAINGSPHGSIMTHTEAGHSWDTSTGVVVVPVSAGDHVFIRSTRGGTIRSISGDGISMFSGWQIA is encoded by the exons ATGGATTGGTTACCCCTCAGCATAGTTTTACTGGTTTTTGTCTGCTGTGGCGCAACAGACGAGAGGACAGACAACGATGGATTCTACGATGACAG GAAACCTGAGGATACCGAACTGAGACGGTTAGTGTCGTCTCTGTTAGAGCGTCAGGAGCGTCAGGAAACCAGACTACGACAGCTGGAGAGGACGGTCAGTGGTCACGTGGAGGACTTAAGACGGAAGGATGTCCGAATTGGTCATTTGGAGCGAGAACTTCACGACCTGAAGCAAGTCTCCAATCCAACCATCGGATACATGACCAAACACCAATCCAATGTTTCTACCATTAACGCCAATTATTCCTCACCTCGAGTTGACCCCAGCAAAATGAAGAAAGCAAGAAGCTCGGACAGTGTAGTGCCCGTGAAATCta TCAGGGTACCAGATGAGTCTTCCACGGCGAATTCATTTAGTGTATATTTAAGTAAGAATTTCGTGTCCCATCCCAATGCGGCCATACTATTTGATAAAGTTCGCCTTGACGTCGCAGGAAATTACAATCTCGGAAATGGAGTGTACGAAGTCCCGGTCAGTGGAATGTATGTGTTCACTTGGGTCATAACAGGGGAGTTGACGGAATGGCTAGTTACAGAACTCGCCATCAACGGATCACCTCATGGTTCCATAATGACCCACACTGAGGCTGGGCATTCATGGGACACCTCCACCGGTGTGGTCGTAGTACCAGTCTCCGCCGGTGATCACGTGTTTATACGGTCGACAAGAGGTGGGACCATTCGGAGTATTTCCGGTGACGGTATATCGATGTTCTCTGGCTGGCAAAtagcatag